A stretch of DNA from Lodderomyces elongisporus chromosome 4, complete sequence:
CACTTGATGAACAAAggtctttcttttctcgtATTTAATTTGATCTCCAATTTAACGTTGGCTTTAATCTTGCTCCTCGATACTTGATTCCATTTTGGTACTTTGTATTTTACCTGTTAGATGAAATTATACTAACTCATAATATTTCCATCAATTTAGACTCTGTTAGAGCTTTGTCCTCAACCACAAGCCAATTGTCCAACTACAACCAACCGGACTATTCACAATACTTGAACAATAAACCACCACAAACAGCAAGAAATATTGCGTACTTTATGGTGGGATCCATGGGTCTTTTGTCTGCAGCAGGAGCTAAATCCACTGTTGAAGCTTTTCTTTCGTCAATGGCTGCATCAGCCGATGTGCTTGCCATGGCTAAAGTTGAGGTTAAATTGGGTGCCATCCCAGAAGGTAAGAATGTCATTGTGAAGTGGCAAGGTAAGCCTGTGTTTATTAGACACAGAACCGCTGAGGAGAttgaagaagcaaatgatgttgatgtaaGCAAATTGAGAGACCCAGAAACCGATGCTCAACGTGTTAAGAAACCAGAATGGTTAGTGATGTTGGGTATCTGTACACACTTGGGTTGTGTGCCTATTGGTGAAGCCGGTGACTACGGTGGATGGTTTTGCCCATGTCACGGTTCCCACTACGATATCTCTGGTAGAATCAGAAAAGGACCAGCTCCATTGAACTTGGAAATCCCACAATACGACTTTACTGATGATTCAACTTTGATGGTTGGTTAATCTATGAACAATTAAGAGAATATAAAGAGGCTGGTGAGAAGGTAGAGGAGAGGCCGCGAAGGAATCGAAGAGAAacggagagagagagagagagagagagagaatggTTGTTCACCATGTCCATTTTGCTGGCATAGACGATATTTAGTTGTATAAAAGAGTATTTACTATTTCAGTAAGCAAATAACAGAATGatacaaaataataataacaaaaaatgaaaagcaacaacaaaaaaaaatcttaGCTAATTAATTTTATAAACAGTCAGCAGGCATGTATTTAACCGCAAGCCAGCGTGAATATACGTTGACTAATGTTATAAAGTGGCAAAGTCTGACGATATTTCTGCTAATTCATCAGGAATTTTCTTCCAAATACTCGACTCCCAGTCATGCTTTATCTTTTCCAAAGTAATATCTTTTGCGTAATTTTTTAGTTCGTTAAACTTGAATACTTTGAAATCGACCAACAGGTGCAAAAACTGGTCAGGAAATGCTTCTTCTGTCACATTTTTCGGACAATAATCACTTATGTAATGAAGTCTGTAAAAAAAACTCCAATGTAGTACGCAATCTATGGGAAGTACCCTTTGATGTCCCAAATTTGGCTCGTAGGCTCGCCTCCAATAGCTATTTTGGTCTTTGCACTTGTAAAAAACAGGGAGACATTCGAGCACCCACCAGAACCACAAGTGTGCGAGGCTTTCTTCACTGCGTCCGGCAAATCCGTTGATTGGATTTGAGGGAAGCAAAGGCCCTTTATTATCTATTTTGACTTCAGCCGgcattgtttttgtttgacTGAGTAGAGATAATGCATCATGATTTTTAGCTGTCATGCTGAAAAAGCTGGGAAATTTAAGGGACCATTCACGAAGAGCACCTTGTCGAAAATTCACCCCATGCTTTACTGCTTGGGCAAGCATCCATCGCAAAGACACATTCGATAATGATTGCCCATTGACAGTACCACCATCGGTATAGTCATCTCCATCTCCATCAGTACTAGTCGCCCAACCACCGCCAATATCGGCATGGTCGCCAGGGAAAAAAACTTCCACCACATCATTCTTGTTATTTTCTAGCGGAGGTTCTCTAAAGCCCGGTCTACTACCAAGAAACCTTCGTCTCAAATAGCCGCCGATTGAGGTTAAAGAGGGTGATAATGAAACCAACCGATTATATGTGGAAAATGAAGTTTGGCTGTTTTGGGATGTGCCCGAACTACACTCCAGTATTACATCTTCACTCGTACAGCAGTTATTATTCATTGATCCATCGAATAGTTGTGGTTTGTATTTGGACCTTCTCTCATCGATACTTACGGCGTGTCTTATATGGCGAACGTTGCAACTTCTGATTGTGTATGGGAAATTGTGATCCCAGAGGAAACCTATTGAGTTAATCGAGTCCCAGAGCCCCATAAAATGGATCTTGACGTCGCGCCGGCTAAATGTTTTTCTAAATTCTTGAGCCATGCGGAAGGTTGAACTATCATGTGCGGGCTGCCCTGCCTGCTCCCAGTTATTGTAAATGTCCCATGCCATTACTATGGTATCTCTTGATGCATTGTGCACGAGCCCAACTAGCTCTATCATACCCGCAACTATACGTGCAGTAAAGCTGCCTCGACTTTACAACAAACAACTAGTTAGTAAACtgtagttttttttgtttttttttttggaggaAAGCACAGAACccctttatatatataaatatatatgaatgGGGAGAAGAGATAAAAGCAGTGAAACAAGTTTCAATCGACTTGAAAGAGGTGAAATGGTGACAACATACCTAAAtccgaaaagaaaaactttaTCATTGCTTTTGTAGTTTTTCGCAAGAAATTCGTAAGCGTCCAAAACGTGTTTCAGTAAGGAAAATGCAATCATTGCATCGATTCGGCTGTTGAGATGGTTGTATTTTGAGCTGACAAAATTGTTTTCGacaatttttgttgattctGCCTTGTATGAGCTTCCAATCCCAGATTGATAGTAGCAAATTTGAAGttcattatttttgtcGAGTAAAGTATATAGTTTCAAAACATTTGTGAATGGTTTCGGACCAAATTCATTGTCCGTCCCATCAAGACAAAGAATTAATGATTTCGGCTCTACATTTTCTCTCACTGGTAATTTGCCATGACTGTTGAAGGAGAATTTTGACTTGAAACCAAGTGACGTTGTTTGTTCcatctattttctttttttcttcgtatgtatatttatataaattttaAATGACAAGTTACGTATCAGAACTTCAATAAAGGTTGATACCTTCCTGCCTCCTTGAACTTATATGTGATGCTCGCGTTTTCctctttgtattttgtattttgttttcttttttttgcagccaccaaaaaaaatgatacacacacacacacacacacacacacacacaaaacaaacaaacaaaaggaagataaaaattgtgaaattaaaaaagaatgaaattcTAGGGTTAGTACATGGTATATGGAAAGTTttctacaaaaaaaaacacacacacacatacacatacatcAAAAGTGTATAAAACCTAGCCAGCTATACGTTAAAAATCTGCTCTATCAAAACACTATAATCTATATAATATTTAtgtctttatctttatctttatctttatctttatctttaaaaatttaaaacaTATTCATCATAAACtcaatgaaaaacaaacaaaacaaacaaaacaaacgaaacagaaaaagcaaGTAAAGCAGGTTGCAACAATCAaagtttgattttgatacCGCCAAGATACTCGCGTCATCACGATTTTTCatgaaacaaaaccaaaaaaaaaaggaagccTACACCTCAAAAACTTCGATCTTGGCTTTTGCATGATGTCTCGCAGTGACAATACAGAAATCAGCATTCAAGGAGTTGCCACTTGTTGGACCAGTTGCAGTGTTGTATCCGTTCTTTGGATTGATTTCACATTCCAAGCCAACGCAATCGTGTGGATTGTCACATACTATCCTAAGACCAAAATTTGGTGTTTTGCCATCATGGTCGTCAATGTGCTTTGGGTTAACACCAATGGTGACATATGTGTTTCCCTGCTTATCCATATTCATTCCGGCCACGTATGGAGACCAGTTACCAATCTCCTTATCAGCAGTACCCCACACACAACCTTCTTCGGTTGAAACACCTGGTGGGTTAACGTAATAGTGTGCAGCGCTTCCAGCATAGTACTCACAACCCGGCACTgccaattttgtttctttatccTTGGCAACGTTAGTGGGAATCAACATTGCTTCGTTTCCAGGTAAAACAGTTTGACAGAATGCAACATTTTTACCAGCCTTGTTAACAACTGAAACCGTACCTGCACCATTAACGCACAATGGCTTATTACCCATGGGGTTTGTTAAAGAACCGTCGGCATTGCACTTTAGACCACCATTCATCGAGCTTGGATATGAGTAAGTTTTAGCGGATGGATCCCATTGATTCATCACTTGACCTGGTGGGCACGCATATGGACAATACTTACCTGGAATGCATGGTTCATCGGGGCTCATTGCCCAACCCTCGTTCTCACAATCCTCTGCAACAGCAACTAATTTCTTATCTTTTGGAAATGGGCATTTAACTAGTGGACCGGCAACAACCGTTGAGATAGTGAAAAACGCGAAagaaagttttgaaaacaacatTTTATCAAATGAACGTGAAGCAAATAATAAACAATCAAATaatcaaacaaatatatatatacatgaaaaaaggaatgTAGTATTATAGATTTGTTCAATTATAGTAAGGAGCGTATAAAGTTAATTGAATAGAACTTGTATgattgaaagaaagagtgGAAATGAATAAATCACAACCAAGGATAGGAAAAGTTGAACATCAATGGCCCTTTATATATCATTTACAAAGTATACgaaataaacaaatgaGTGTTGaggaagacaaaaaaaaaaagaaaaagaaaaggaaaaggaaagaaaagaaaaggaaaggaaagaaagctTCAGGAAGCTTGTGGATGACTCTCTTGGTAaatgttgcaaaagaaacCCCCTTCCCACCTCCACCTCCACACACTCAATAAGCTCTCTACTCGAATCGTGATGCTTAAATTGCAACGCATTGCCTCTTTTCACCTTAAAACCTATTCCGCTTCAGTTAATTATACTTTTCCTTCTAATTCCCTGTAcaattcattttctttacatATAAGACCATGGTGTGATTTAACTTGGGCGGTTGCAAAAATGagttaaagaaaaaaaaaaaaagaaaagaaaaaagaaaaaagaaaagaaaaataatgaGTCGATGTGTTCCTGACACAAAAGGTACAACATGCGTATTGATGCATTCCATGTTTCCTTATAGTCCCCTTCTAAAGTTTATTTAAATAGGTCTAGGGGTCATTATGAACATGAATATCATAgttgttcttttaaatATATCTGCACAAACCAAAtcaagaaggaaaaagaaaaaggaaaaggaaaaggaaaaggaaaaggaaatgagCCGCCAGATAAAACTGTACTCAAAATTCACGAAGTTTTGGAATACAAACCTTCTATCCATGTATCAACGGGCAAggataaaaagaaatgtaaaaaaaaaataaaagaaaagaaaagtatgTTCAATATTTCTCTGGAATACAACGGCTCTCTTATTAGTTGTTATTATCATGGTTGATGTCATGACATAGCAAGTGCAAAATCGGTAATCTCAGTAAAACAGAAAGGCATAGTGGAAATAGTTgatagaaaaaagaaaaaaaaaaaaagaaaaggaaaattgtCAAGAGGCCCaaacagaaaaagcaaGAGTCAGAATCGATAATACAAGTTTTCATTAGGGGTACACAAGTTTTTTAGatattttttggtttctagTAAAACCGTTGAATGTATGGTACcgaaccaaaagaaaaaaaaaacaataagaacaaaacaGTTGATGTCGAGCCACTTCACTAGAagcatttttattttctgaACCCATCAACATGGGCCAACTTCTTAAATAAAACCTGTTTTAGTTTCTCTGTCTTAGAGATAAAAGACAGTTTTCTCTTTACATTCGGGTATACTTAGTTCTTCAAATATAACCCATTTCataaaaatataagaaAATTGTGTCAACACCATTCGTGACCAATGATAAAGCCAGCAGTTTCTTGTatatccttttctttttgtagttttgtttttttccaattggcTCTtaatcttttcctttttctttttctttttgcgctcgagaataataatagtaaatgaataaataaatagataaaaaaaggaacgGTCCagtctaaaaaaaaacgtcttttcttttagcaTCTAAAAGTGTGTTTTCCATTGGTTAATGACATCTGTataaagggaaaaaaaattagccAAAGAGTAGTAGATATGAAAATGAGGGAAAAGGTGGAGTGGtgaacaaagcaaaaagaaaagaaaagtctAGATTGTGTATAGTGGAAAGGGAATGTTTAAAAGAGCATTGCTGTAATTTGATACATTTTTTTGCCACCTAATACTCTTCTAGTTCTTTAATCACTTAATTTTTCGTTCCCTACACTTCCACTCTCAATCAACTCTTTCcctgtttttttaaactctCTCTCagcctatttttttttctggcCAATGGCCAATCTTTGTTCCTCTTACAGTGACGTCAAAAGATTGCCATTACGGTAGTCATGGTGAACACTAGCCTATGCttgattatttttcaattctttaattttgaaaagagaaatttcTCGTTATCAAAATTTGTAGACTTCCTAAAACAGCAATGACTAGCTTTATAGGCATTTTGGTAAAACACCGGGAAATCGAACCGCGTAAATTGTTAGTATATTCCATCAACAGTATCCTAaccacacacatacacacacacgcacacacacacgcacCGTCCAGTGGGACAAAGGTTCCACAAAGCTGTCGCCAGCTAAAAGTCACTTCGGATTAGATATACAACAATCCAGAGTATCCAGCACTGCCATCTTAGTACACATCAGAAACTCTTGACTAAGAAAAGTATTTGAAAGTCTCTCGTCCAATGGCAGCATCTATAGTAAGAACCCCTCAATGGGATGACTCTTATGAACAACAATTCATTGCCATTCCGCCGCTGGGGAATGAGGTAAAATTATACCTGACACATCGAGAAGACCCGCATGTAGAATCAAATACCATGGTCCAGCTCCATCTGAGAAAAGGTTTCGACAATATTCAGTGCTCTTCATATTTGACTACACAACCTGGTGTACTCGGTGTAGGGTCAATCACTGGTACTGTTTCTATATTCAACATCAAAGACCAAACAATTCCCGAAATTCATCTAAGACCAAAGCAACCTCGACCTTGTAATGCGATTGCATTTAATATGACCAATATGGTGGCTGTTGGGTATGACAAAGGGCGGCAGGACAATTCGTTGCAAATCTGGGATATCGAGGAGAGTTTGAGAATTAGGGCAGGTGCTGAAGTCACCAGTAGTATTAGTACTGGTTTGAGCACAAGCACAGGTCTGAGACACCGAGCGCCTGTATCATCGTATCTACCAAATGAAGCAGTGCTATCAACTAGCTTTTTCACCGACTCTGAATATAACTTAATTTGCGGCTCCTATAAATTTTTGAGACAGATTGATTTGCGTTCAGATGCACCGGTTTTCCAAATGGCCACAAAATGCACGTTGGGGCTAACAATGGATCCCTTCCAGCCTAACTTGTTTCAATCGTATTCTGAAGATGGGTCATTGGCCATTTGGGATAGAAGGAAATTAACGGTGTCAGGTGGGAGTGGTGGACACGGCGCGAGCCAGAAAACAAGCAGTAGTGGCAGCAATAGTATTGTCATTACCGAGAGCCCGGTATTGCAATTCAATAAACTTTTAAGCGAGTTGCCAGTTCGAAAGATTCACAATTCGTGCATACGGTACTCAACAATGCGAAGAGGTGAGTTTGCAGCTATATTCAACGGCGATTTGATCCGGCGATGGCACACGGGTATAGTACCAGCAAGTGCTGAAAATTATAGTGTTGGTAGTGGTGCAGGCGGTGCAGGCGGTGCTAGCGATATTGCTTTATCCACCATATCAGAACAATCCAACAGCGAAACCAATCCCGTGTTACAAAGTTTGAAAACACAAGCGTCTAAATTGTATCGCAGCAACGAAGAttccatttttgtttccatgGTACTAGACAATAAAACAGATTATGAAAAAGTTGTATCGTTTGATTACTCGCCCGATTTGAATTCGCATACCTCGACAAACTTTGTCTGTATGAGACAATCGGGAACTGTGTTTAGAATGCCGGTGGTTGAATCAATTGAAGGTTTAGATTTCAACCCCTCCAACGAGTTTACTATTGTTGGGCCTGAGGGAACGCTGACTAATTTTGTATCTCAAGACGTTGGCAATAATCACCAAAATATTATGGACAAGTCTCTGAAGTCTTTGGAGAAACTTACAATTAAGCATAGAATGAGAAGACCCAGTGACCGCCACAACCCTGGCCTTAATGGTTACGGTAACTATGGCGGTGGCAAGAATAATGATggcgatgatgatgatgacgacgacgactATGATATCGAGACGGAAGAGTTGTCTACGACAGTAGACGATGGTGACCAAAGTATAATCAATGGTGGAGATACGAATCGAGAAATTGATTATCGACGCGCATCTACTGATGAGGATTTGGTCCCTCTTAATAAACTTTTACGGCCAGAtgatattttcaaaaatgatATCTGTCTTGTTATCAAACGGAGGGCTGCCATGGGGTATGCGCTTGATCCTGAAATAAACTATCAAATCTTACAAGAATTAGATCCTAACGACTACCAATTATCGTTGAGGAATACATGGAAGTGGCTAGGTCTTGCCAAGAAATCTTTGGAAAAGGGGACCATGGTCTCTGAGGGGATTGATTTGGGATACCAGGGTGTTCTGGGTATTTGGAATGGGGCCGAGGCGTTAAATGATCAGAAACGAATTATGTCAACTGGTGGACCCATTAGTAATGCATGGTATACACAGGCTGTTAGGGCAATTACTGCAGCAAAGGGTAAGAAAATATCGGGTATACATATTCCTGTTAATAGCGAGAAAAAGTCATTGAGGAAGTTATGCTTGATTGTGTCAGGATGGTATTTAACGGAGGACgagtttgaagaaaaacTCCAACTTTTGGTCTCCATGGGATACGTAACAAAAGCAGCTGGATGGGCAGTTTTCCATGGAAACATTTCTAAGGCGATTGAGATTCTTAGTGAATCCAAGAAGGAGAGATACCGATTGATGGCAACGGCAGTGGCAGGATACTTGGCGTATAAAGACACCAATGTCAATAGCCCTTGGAAAGACCAATGCAGGAAGATGGCTTCGGAAATGGATGACCCATATTTGCGTGCAATATTTGCATTCATTGCTGATGACGATTGGTGGGATGTATTGGACGAACACTCGTTACCCCTTCGGGAACGGATCGGTGTTGCCATTAGATTCTTGTCGGATAAAGACTTGACGGTTTACCTCAATAGAATTGCAGATACAAATGTGCATCGAGGCGAGTTAGAGGGTCTCATCTTAACAGGTATTACATCAAAAGGTATTGATCTTCTTCAGAGTTATGTCGATAGAACAAGCGATGTACAGACGGCTGCGTTGATGGCGGCTTTTGCTTGTCCGAGGTATTTCACCGACCCTCGGGTCAAGCACTGGATAGACTCGTATAGGGCAATGTTGAACAGTTGGGGTATGTTTAAAGTGAGAGCCAAATTGGATGTGGCGCGAACCAAATTGTCCAAATCGCTTAACGGCCGTACTACAATCCAAGCGACACCAAAGCAGTTCTATTTGCAATGCACAAGatgcaacaaaaacatttcaaaACCCAAGCTGATAAATATGGGACAGCAGGCTGGTGGCTTTAACACTGCGAACAACCAAATGTTGCTTAAGCAATTTTCGAAAGCTTCCAACAAGAGAAATGAGATTGTGTCTTCGTGTCCTCATTGTGGCGCCCCTTTACCTCGTTGTGCCATTTGCCTAATGTCTCTTGGGTCGCTTATACCATCTACAGATGCTATAGAAAGGGTGCATTCGAATCTGACGTCCTCAAAGACTTTGGCGGTGAAAAATAACTTCAAGAGTTGGTTCAGTTTTTGTTTGAGTTGTAACCATTGTTATCACGCGCACCATGCAGAAGAATGGTTTTCAAAGCACTACAAATGCCCCGTTCCCGACTGTGACTGCCAATGCAACAGCAAGTAGAACAATGTAAAAAGAGTTTTGTAAAAAtacatatttatatatatatatatatgtgtgtgtgtgtgtgtacaAACAGAGAAATGATATTAGTATTATTAATAATGCAAGGACGTGTACTTCTATATAGACATATAACAAAGGATGAAGAACAgtgagaaggaaaaaatagTGGCTGAAGAGATTTGTACACAACAggtagagagagagagagagagaaaatggGTTGAGTTGTTAGTCAAGTTTTAGAGagagaatagaaaaaaaacaattataaTGAAATTTGTCCGTAAATGGTAATCAGATCAAGTGACCAAATTTGTTAACAACAAATTATCTCAAAATAAACACGAACAGCCTCCTCGTAAACAACTCGATTTCAATATCATCCACCAACCGCCACCACACGATACATACACCATCACATTATTGAGCACAAATTTTGCCATCCCCATATCTTTTTAATAATATTACTGATTaacaaaaagcaaactACACCAGCAATCatttcccttttctttaGATTTACTTTGCTTCTTGttcgtttgtttgtttgtttcaattttttttttgtcgattttttttcttcttgtttttcttctttttctccattcattcattcaatttcaatttggcCCTTTGTTGAATTTTAGTCGTTTGCATGCGCAAGAATTTTCTGAAATCcaacgaaaagaaaagtttgttttttttagcataaagacaaagaaatcACCAGGGAGTATTGAGCTCAAAGAACTAGATACTGAAATCAGAGAACAAACCAAGACAAAGTAAGTCCCGATTGAAAGAGTCAAATCAATTCAAATCAATACAAATCAAACCAAAACAGACCCAATTACGTACCTTGACTGTGCTGAAAGATGTCAAACAATCCTACTAAGCAGGACCGCTCGGAAGCGATCAAGGATATAAAGAGTAAGATTGCCATAGAGCGGAACATCATTCAAGGATATCAGGATGTGAAGCGAAATTCGACGAATGCTGAGGTTGTACAAAAGTGTAAGTCGAAAATTGTTGAGTCGCAAACATTGATTGATTTCTACCTGGACTCCTTAAACAAGTTGATGAGACAGATGCGGGAATTAGACACCAAGAGTAGTGCCGATGACGACAGGAGCTCTCGAAGCAGAATGTCGGTGACGAAGCCAACTTTTTCTAGGTTTGATCTTATCAAGTATGAGTGTCCTTCTTTAGGTCACAAGATACAGCACATGATCCAACAGTTGCAATTTAAGCTTCAAGTGGAGAACCAGTATCGTGAAGCAAACATGAAAATTTCacatttgtatttgatgGACGGAGATAAGTCTTCGAGTAATGCAGCCGAGGGCGGTAGAGCTGAAAGCGATCAGAAGATTCAGTTACTTGAAAAGACTTTGAGGAAATATCAAAGCTTTAATATCAACTATGACGATTTTAACAAGGACTATGAAATCATGGATACGCCAAAGCATGTAAGAAAACCTTTAAGTGGAAAACTCACTATTGGGGTAACATGTGTTAGAGATGTGGATCACATGGCTACAGCGGCTTTCAAAAAGCGTGAaaccattgttgttgtgaagATTGATGATGTCGAGAAAGCTCGTACGAGGCCCTCGAAGAATGACAACTGGTCAGAGGAAATGATCATCAACGTTGATAAGAGTCACGAAATTGAACTCACGGTAATGGATAAACAAGCTGGGAATTACGTGCCAATAGCAATCAACTGGCTTTCATTATTTGACCTCGCGGAAGAGATTCgtaagaaaaaagttgCAAATGATCCTGGGGCAAGTGGATGGTTGCCGGCATCGAATTTGCCCCAGACAAGTGATTATGATCAAACCCCATTCCAAAGTAGCTCCAATACAAGCCAAGGCTCGTCGTTAACACTTCCCGTACAAAACGACTTAGCTCCATCTAAATCTCCTATAAAGGGAGACCGGGATGTTTCAGAGCGTCAAAAGATTCTGGTCAATACCTGGATCAGTCTTGAGCCATGCGGCCAAATGCTtgtgaatttgaattttgagAAATCAGTTTCGGAAGGTAAACAATTTGCTGGACCTCTTGGACGTCATGGCGCTATTCgtcaaaagaaagaagaaattttcGAACAGCAAGGACATCATTTTgtgcaaaaacaattttataATATCATGTGTTGTGCACTTTGTGGTGAGTTTCTTCGATACACTGGATTTCAATGTCAAGATTGTAAGTTTTTGTGTCATAAAAAATGTTACCAAAAGGTTGTTACCAAGTGTATTTCGAAACCTGGCTCCAATGATGACGCGGCTCAGCTCAAACATCGTATCCCACATAGATTTGAGCCCATCACGAACCACGGAACGAAATGGTGTTGTCACTGTGGATATCTTTTGCCATGGGGGAAAAAGAATGCTCGGAAATGTTCTGAGTGTGGAGTCATGTGCCATG
This window harbors:
- the FES1_1 gene encoding hsp70 nucleotide exchange factor fes1 (BUSCO:EOG09264MIL), which codes for MSSSLAFRSLKNGLGLKNSVRALSSTTSQLSNYNQPDYSQYLNNKPPQTARNIAYFMVGSMGLLSAAGAKSTVEAFLSSMAASADVLAMAKVEVKLGAIPEGKNVIVKWQGKPVFIRHRTAEEIEEANDVDVSKLRDPETDAQRVKKPEWLVMLGICTHLGCVPIGEAGDYGGWFCPCHGSHYDISGRIRKGPAPLNLEIPQYDFTDDSTLMVG
- a CDS encoding uncharacterized protein (CAZy:GH132), with protein sequence MLFSKLSFAFFTISTVVAGPLVKCPFPKDKKLVAVAEDCENEGWAMSPDEPCIPGKYCPYACPPGQVMNQWDPSAKTYSYPSSMNGGLKCNADGSLTNPMGNKPLCVNGAGTVSVVNKAGKNVAFCQTVLPGNEAMLIPTNVAKDKETKLAVPGCEYYAGSAAHYYVNPPGVSTEEGCVWGTADKEIGNWSPYVAGMNMDKQGNTYVTIGVNPKHIDDHDGKTPNFGLRIVCDNPHDCVGLECEINPKNGYNTATGPTSGNSLNADFCIVTARHHAKAKIEVFEV